Proteins from a genomic interval of Leifsonia shinshuensis:
- a CDS encoding DUF6350 family protein, whose product MNRTTVALLAALEAVIVAAIGLAVCLVPLTVLWAAQYHLAGDFMVLWRATADIWLVGHGVNLTVTLDPQLVGSLGLPGAATPFQVTIALLGFAALTAGLGVRTGTRAAETPYRSTGAVSALAVFFLISIVVTATAGSDIVRPSIWQGFLFPMFVYGLGIGIGFVFASLRGVGEPSADRPGDRAGDDGAGASPLRTAAAPAVTAVRSRVAAVPAPVRTALLGALRAGSAATAMVIGVAALLLALLIFGNYGTIIGLYEQLQTGVAGGVALTVAQLAFLPNLVIWLMSWLVGPGFAIGTGSTVSPLGTALGPLPGVPLFGVIPAHGYAFGLAGVIVPLLAGFFAAALLRATRRAQTDGALALVLTALGIGVVAGIELGLLAWWSAGALGPGRLHDVGPNPWLVGALAAAEVAVAAVIGLLAGARARR is encoded by the coding sequence ATGAATCGCACAACCGTCGCCCTGCTCGCCGCGCTCGAGGCGGTCATCGTCGCGGCGATCGGCCTCGCGGTCTGCCTGGTGCCGCTGACCGTGCTGTGGGCGGCCCAGTACCATCTCGCGGGCGACTTCATGGTCCTCTGGCGCGCGACGGCCGACATCTGGCTGGTCGGGCACGGCGTCAACCTCACGGTGACCCTCGATCCGCAGCTCGTCGGCTCGCTCGGCCTGCCCGGCGCCGCGACGCCGTTCCAGGTCACGATCGCCCTGCTCGGCTTCGCGGCGCTGACCGCCGGGCTCGGCGTGCGGACCGGGACGCGCGCCGCCGAGACGCCGTACCGCTCGACCGGCGCGGTCTCCGCGCTGGCGGTGTTCTTTCTGATCTCCATTGTGGTGACCGCGACAGCGGGGAGCGACATCGTCCGGCCGTCGATCTGGCAGGGCTTCCTGTTCCCGATGTTCGTCTACGGGCTCGGGATCGGGATCGGCTTCGTCTTCGCCTCCCTCCGCGGCGTGGGGGAGCCGTCGGCCGACCGTCCGGGCGACCGTGCGGGCGACGACGGAGCGGGAGCGTCGCCGCTCCGCACCGCGGCGGCCCCGGCCGTCACCGCGGTCCGGTCGCGCGTGGCCGCGGTCCCCGCGCCCGTCCGCACCGCGCTCCTCGGCGCCCTGCGCGCCGGCAGCGCGGCCACCGCGATGGTCATCGGGGTGGCCGCACTCCTCCTCGCGCTCCTCATCTTCGGCAACTACGGCACGATCATCGGCCTGTACGAGCAGCTCCAGACCGGCGTCGCGGGCGGCGTCGCCCTCACCGTCGCGCAGCTCGCGTTCCTCCCCAACCTCGTCATCTGGCTGATGTCATGGCTGGTCGGGCCGGGCTTCGCCATCGGCACCGGGTCGACGGTCAGCCCGCTCGGGACGGCCCTCGGCCCGCTCCCCGGCGTCCCGCTCTTCGGCGTCATCCCTGCGCACGGCTACGCGTTCGGCCTGGCCGGCGTGATCGTGCCGCTGCTCGCCGGCTTCTTCGCCGCCGCGCTGCTGCGCGCGACCCGGCGGGCCCAGACCGACGGGGCCCTGGCGCTCGTGCTCACCGCGCTCGGCATCGGCGTCGTCGCCGGCATCGAGCTCGGCCTCCTGGCCTGGTGGTCGGCCGGGGCGCTCGGCCCGGGCCGGCTGCACGACGTCGGTCCGAATCCGTGGCTCGTCGGCGCGCTCGCCGCGGCGGAGGTCGCGGTCGCGGCCGTCATCGGACTGCTGGCCGGCGCCCGCGCCCGGCGCTGA